Below is a window of Pseudodesulfovibrio sp. JC047 DNA.
CATCGAGCCGGTATTGGCGCAGTTCAAGCCCGTTGCTCGGATTCCACCCTCGGTTCGCCTGGAAGGTGGGGACGTGTTGCAGGTAGAAAATGAGGTGTATGTCGGGTTATCTGACCGGACAAATCACGACGGCTTTACGGCATTGAAGACGGTTCTTGAACCCCATGGATATCGTTTGAAAGCCATGGCGTGTTGTCCGAGTCTTCATTTCAAGACGGACGTCAATTATATCGGAAATCAAACGCTTCTTGTGTCACCCTGCTGCAATGAACTGGATGCACTGACGCATTTCAATCGGATTGTTGTGGAAGATGACGAAGCGTATGCGCGAAACTGTCTGTATGTGAATGGAACCGTGATTGTTCCCGAGGGGTTCCCTGAGACGTTGGCGAAAGTCAGGGGCACAGGCGTTGAAACCGTGGTCTTGAATGTGTCGGAATTTGAAAAAATCGACGGCGGGTTGACGTGCTTGTCGTTGCGGTTTTGAGCGAGACGAAACCAGTGAATGGTGTATTATTTTTTTGACAATAAAAAAATCCCGATGGGAATGATTTCCCATCGGGATTGAATGAGTGCTTTTAGAAAAGTCCACCAAATGGATTTTTGGACTTTTCATCGGAACCCGATTCCGAGCCACCCAGAATATTTTTCTTCAAGGTGTCTTCCAAACCTTTGGTTCCTTCCTTGAACTGCCCTTTGAGCAGAGCTTCGGCCATGGCCTTGGCATCAAGGCTGATTGACGGATCGTTCAGATCGCCTTTGACGTGAATGGGCAACGGGAGTCCGTTCAGCTCTTCCATGGACGCTCCATCCTGCCCTTTGAGTGTTCCAACCACTGTCACGGTCGCGGTATAATCCGTGGTGTTTTTCGGAAGATCGGCCCATCCCGCGCCAGTGACGCGCAATAGTGGCGACTTCATCAACAGATCATCGTTCGTGACATACCCATTTTTCAACACGGCTGAACCGAGTAGCTCGGCAAAATCGGTGCGGGCAGGTTCGTCCGTATTGACTGATTTCCCCTTGAGACGATTCCATCCATCACGGAGCATCTTGGCAATATTGACACCATTGATGGCCCCGTCCATCAGGGCAAAAGAAGCTGTGCCAGTGATGGTCTGTTTGATATTCGGAGGAGTCAACCCCATCCCCTTGAGATCATAATTGACCACCGTGGTGCCAAGCAGATGATCTTTTCCGGTCAAATCCTTGAGAAGTGGCCCTATCTGCACCCCTTTGAGCGTTGCTGATTCCGTCCAGGAGGCACGCTTGGTGTTACTATTCAGAATGGAATGGGCCGACAGGCTGCCTTCGTAGAGATGAGCAGTAAACGGCTTGATGGTGAGGACGCCCTTTTGGGCCTTGAGTTGGCACAGAATGTCCGCGATGTGCAGATTCATGGCCTTGAGCTTACCAATGGTCAGTTTGGCCGAGAGGTCCAACTCCTTGAGCGCACTCAGGTCGGGTTCCTGCGCGGGCTGTTCCGTGGCAGGAGCTGGCTCCTTGGCCGTTGCTGTTTCGGATTTTTCCGAGGATGGCGGCAAATACCGATCAACGTCGATCGTGTCTATGTTGAAAGCGCATACAATGGCCGGTTTGGCAAAGTTTTTGACTGAACCAGTGATATCAATGGTGGTGTCATCGAGCTGCGCGGTCATTTTCTCCAATAAAACGGCTGTGTCAGAACCGGTGTATTCCAAATCAAACATGAACTTTTCCAGGACCTTGGGATCAGCTGTTTCCAACGGGTCCATGCCCATGTCCTGCATAAGCTGTCTGATGGAAGCCTCTGCTAGCGACAAGGCACCGGAAAAAGCGGTTTTTCCATTTTTCGACGAAGCGAAGAACGATCCATTCAGTTTGAGATTCAGTGCTTCAAACGTCATTTCGTCGATTTCAATCGTTCCCTGCTGTTGATCGAATTTTGCAAATCCGGCGAGCATGGGACGGGTTTCCAGTCGAGGGTTGTCGAGTTTCAGATCAAACTCCAGCTCAAAGGGGAACCGGAGCGTATCACCAACTTCACCGATGACAAGATTCAGATTGTTCACCGCACTGGTGGTACCTGCCTGTTGATCGTTGAACACGATATTCGCATTGGTAATTTCCACGCCCTGCACCGAGAATTCTTGAATCTGCCCCCCTGATTGTGTCGCAGGCTGTTCATCCTGTACGGGCGGCGTCTCTTGCGTGGCGTCCTTTTTCACCAGATCATCCCAATTGGTGATTCCTTGGGCATTCTTGGCAAGATTGAGGGTAAATCCATCCAGTGCGACCATGCCGATCGTCACGGTGCCGGACAAAAGAGGCATGAGGCGGATGGACGCTTCCGCTTTTTCAATACGGACCATCTCGGACGGTGAGAATCCCTTGGCGTTGCCGAGCGCCATGGCACCGACTTCAAGCCCGATTCTCGGGAAGAATGTGAATCCGATATCCCCTTCAAAGGTCAATTGCCTGCCGGTCTGTTCCGTGACCGCCGATGCGATTTCTTCCTTGTAGTCATTGGGGTCAACCGTGGTCACCACAACGACGATTGCAATGATAAACAAAGCAATGAGTCCAACCACTGCCGCCAAAAGTATTTTGAGAATTTTGTTCATTCCCGACTCCTAAAACAGTTTTTTCAAAAGGTCGCTTGCATTGGCCGCACCATTGGCCCGCAGGTCTTTTTCCTGATCACCGATGTACTGAAACATGGAGTCCAACACATGATCCGTGACGTAGTCTTCTGGAGCAAAGGATGTACCTGTGGCATTCGAAAGCATTTGAGCTGACGAGATGGCCTGTGTATACGTTCCGAGTCCAGCTGTTTCCAGGCTTTGCGCGACCACTGGACGGGCCATTTCCTTGAGTTGTGGCCGTGCGGTTTTTTCAAAATAATCGGTGATGGCCGTATCACTTCCGCCGACCATGGAGGTTGGATCTCCGATGTCCATGGTGTCAATGGTCTTGTTGAAAATCCCGCCGACTGAATCAACTGAATCTTCCGCTGCGGTGTTGAAGATGGAAAGCAGACCGGAAGTTCCGACCATGGATGACAGGGAGTCCGGGAGGGGGATGGATGCTGCCGGATTGGCTGAGAATCCCCCGCTTTTCCCCAGTTCTTCAACCGCATAATCGGTTCCCATATGGAGTATTTCCCGGATACCGGCATCCGCTTCGGACGGAGTGTACGACAATCCCAGGGCTTCAGAACCAGCGTCACCGGCCTGTTTGAGCGAGTCACCCCATCCGGCACTTCCGGGAAGGGTAAACAGCGTGCCCACCAAGACGACAGCAAGGAAAAAACGGAAGAACATTTTCATAGTCACCCCTTTTTTGACAATTGTTTGAACGCAAAGCGTATCACGGGGATGCTGTTTGTGCCTAGGGCATAGGCGTTATTATCAAGCAAAAATCCTGTCCGAAAACATACGCGCTCCCCTTATGGCGTGGTGATCGAGAGTCGATGAAGTCCCGGATGATCCGGCGGAATTCGACTGGCCCGATATATGGGGCGATGAGAGGAGCTGCCGGAGACGGAATAACGATATTCCCAAAGAGGTTGTGCAGTAGAAGAGACTTCGACAATCCGCCCCGCCGGACTGTCACTGATAAGAGTATGTCCATTGGGCAGCCGTTGCGCTCCAGACGCCTGGTCCGCAAAGAACCGTGCGCCACCTTTTTTGCTGTACGACCAGACGACCTGTGCGTTCAGGCGGGTCGATTTGAAATAGTATTCAGGTCGTATTTCCAGAATATCAGACCGTTGTGTCTGACGATTGCCGTTGTTGAAAATCAAAATGCGTTCTTTTCCCGGTGCGTCGCCGAGCACCCAGCGTGCATCACGTTGTTCCACCAGTTCGGGCCGCCCTGCTGCACCGTAGGCCTGTGGATTCCCCCAGCGGAAAAGGATGTCTCCTCCCCGGTGCATGAGACCGCCGGTATTGGATGCAGCTTCTTCCGTGGTGGTCGAGTGATCGAGTATCCAGACCTCGCTGGTGTTGCAAAGGCAGAGGACAATCTGCCGGAGTTGCGGATTATACTCGATGGAGTTCGCGTGGAGCCAGTGCGGGGTGCGTGTCGGATTGTAATTGACGTCCATCCGCTGTGGCAATCGAACCGGGTTGGCATAATTCGGTGCCGACTGATCGGTATTTTGCACAAGATGATCCCATACATGCCACTCCCAAACGATGGTCCCGCTTCGGGGACCGGATTTGCGGACTTCCACGATATGTTCTGCCCAAATGACCCCATCCGGGTGGGTACGAACAGACCCGCCCGCCGCTTCAATGTCGGATTCTGTTTTCAATTCCCAGGCCAGAAGCAACACATTTCCATTGGGCAAGGGCGCGATGTCGTGATGCTGACGAACTTTGTTCGAGATGTACGAATATTCCCAGACGATCTGGCCCCGGGGAGAGACCTCCTGAATAATGCCGCCGGTGACGCCCTTCCCCGTAAACGGGGTACGAATTTCTCCTGCCCCTGGAGAGACGCTGCGCAACAGGTTGCCGTTATTGAGCAGATAGACAGCCCCGGTTGAAAGGTCCTTGCCATGCCATGTCTTGACCACGGTCCCGTTCATGTCCACCAGCAAGGTATCCTTACTCCCAATGGGGGCGAAAAGGGTATAGCCGCCTTGTTTGGCTTCAGTCGCTACGGCGTGAGAAATGACCGGAACCGCAGGGCTGGTAATTTTCGGTCGGGAACTCGGTTGATGCGTGCTCGGTGCCAAGGCCGCTGTCGTTGTTTTCGGAGGTGTTGTGGGGGTGATTTTCGGTGCCGGTGCAGGGCTGAGACGTTTGGTGGATTCGGTGGCCTTGACCAGCTCTGTCCTGGAGAGCGTGTTGTCGCCATTGCGATCCATGCGCCAAAAAGTATCCTTGATGGTCCCGGTCGCCTCATTAATGGTAATATACCCATTCCCGTCCGTATCCATGGTCAGCATGAGCATATCGATATTTGGCTGTTTGGCCGACGTCGTTGCTTTGGATGTCGGGGAGGCCTCTTGATTCGTGACGCTCTGTCCGGTTGCCGAAGGAGTAAGAAGTGCTGTTTTTTGCGGTTCGATTGTCGGCGTGACCGGAGATGATGAAGACTGCTGTTTCGGCTGAACCGAATGCTCAGTGGACTCTGCGGCCTTGTGCAAAGACGGCGGAGTCTGTGTCGCGGTCTCGGTTGTGGGCTGGGCCGGGCTTGTCACAGTGGTCGGCGATGGGGTCAATTCGATGACCGATTGCTTTTCGGGAATGGCAGCCGGTTTGATTTTTTCGATCGATTGGTGCGATGCAGTCGCTGGTGTGCGCGATTTTGGTTGTGACATCGCGTGGTCCTGCGGTGTTGACGGAATGGTTTTGACTGGCGGGACAGTGGCTGTTTTTGAAGAAGCCTGCGGGGCGACAACCGGATGCTTGTCCACAGTTGCAAGAAGGATCGGATCGACCGAAGACGTATAGTCCTCGGTGTAGGCAGGCAGGTTCTTGACCACATCAAAACGCTCGATGTCCTTGATTCTGTATTGAATCTTTGACGCACGGAATCGGTGTCCGTTGGTCTTGTACCCGACATTCAACATGGTCTCGGAAGTGCGATTCAGACCCGGATTTGCCCGGAAGACGGATTTTCCTGCGTATCCATGCTGAATCACGGAATCCTGCACTCGGATAACGGACTGTTCACTGTTTTGGAAACGGGTGTCCGCGCCTTCGCATTCATTCTCCCAGACAATGGATTTCGTCAGGACAGTCGTGTTCAGTGCGCCCTCGCCTTGAAAAACGGCAGGACCGGATTCGGAAGAACGATTGCCCGTGAATGTCGCATAATACAGGACCGGGGTGGAACCGCCTTCATTCGCTATACCACCGCCGTTTTTCGCTTCATTATTGCGAAAAATCGAATTGAGTATCAACGGGGCCGTCCCGAAATCATTAAACATCCCGCCGCCGGAAACATCGGCGATATTTGAATCAAAAACGCAAGAGACAAATAGCGGAGCTGTCCGCATTTCATTGACCACGCCGCCACCGTGACCCACGGCCGAATTCTGCCAAAAGGTACAATTTTCAAAACGGGGCGATTGAGCCGGACGAGCGGTCGGACGCTGCGTCGAAGCGGTCATGGAATAGACTGCGCCGCCCAGCAATGCGTGATTGTCCTGAAACGTGCAATTGCGAATGATGGGAGATGCCTGAAAATTAAGCAACCCCGCGCCAAATCCGAGCTGGGGTCGGGCTGTCACCGATGCCGCTGTTCGATTTTTTTCGCCGGTCCATGCCGTGTTCTGGCTATACCCGCCAGTCACGGTGAAACCGTCCAGCACTGCGCCATCCGCGCCGCTGACAACGTGGTAAACATTGTCATCCGGAAAACCGGGTTGCCCGATATCGCCGGACAGGACCGTCTGATGCTGTGTGTGTTTTCGTTGTGTCAGATCAGTTTCATCACCGAAGAATCCGCCAAACACTTCCACCCCGGGTATGAGGTGGAAGCTGGCATTGCGGTCGGTGGAGTCCGTTGGGCGATACACGCCTTCGGCAACCCATATCTGATCGCCTTTTTGAGCGATGCTCAATGCCTGTTGCAATGAGCTGAACGCTGTGGCCCAGGATGTCCCCTGACCCGGCTGAACACTTTTCTCGTTGACGAATATCGTGCCTGCATGAGCAGTGGCCGAAAACAAAAAAAGACACAGTGTGACGGCGATAAGTCGTTTTTTTGGCATAGTCGTATTGTAGTAGCCATACTCCCCGCCCGCAGTCAACGATCAGATATCGACGGGCTTATTTTTTCATTTTTGTGGCCAATTCCATCCCTTTGATGAGTCCAAAACACCCGGCGAGCATCATATCTCCTCCCGGTGCCGGAAAAGAAACATCATACCCTTTCAACATGCCTCGGCGTGGTCCAAGGACGAAGGTCGGTCCGAACCCGTTCGCTTTTTTCGGAAGGTCGCAGGTCAAGCAGCCATGCCCCCGGTCTTCAAAGACCTGTTCGAACGGCAAGGTGCCTTGTTTGAATTGGTGCAAGTCTTCCCACAATTTTTCACTGGTGACACAGCCGGTATGTTGTTCGTACACTCCATGAATACGGCCCTGGAAAAGCAGGAAGGCGATGAGATGGGAGTTCCCGATATTCACCAGCGTAATCCCTGTGGTGTTACTGAGCGCTTCGATTTCCTCAACGTACAGCGCACTC
It encodes the following:
- a CDS encoding arginine deiminase family protein, with the translated sequence MFTRAITRRPSEEMVDGLTTVNRGKPDFYLALRQHDAYCQVLTHLGLDVTVLPAEPGYPDCCFVEDTAIVCDQVAAITPLSAPSRQGEQQSIEPVLAQFKPVARIPPSVRLEGGDVLQVENEVYVGLSDRTNHDGFTALKTVLEPHGYRLKAMACCPSLHFKTDVNYIGNQTLLVSPCCNELDALTHFNRIVVEDDEAYARNCLYVNGTVIVPEGFPETLAKVRGTGVETVVLNVSEFEKIDGGLTCLSLRF
- a CDS encoding aryl-sulfate sulfotransferase, translated to MPKKRLIAVTLCLFLFSATAHAGTIFVNEKSVQPGQGTSWATAFSSLQQALSIAQKGDQIWVAEGVYRPTDSTDRNASFHLIPGVEVFGGFFGDETDLTQRKHTQHQTVLSGDIGQPGFPDDNVYHVVSGADGAVLDGFTVTGGYSQNTAWTGEKNRTAASVTARPQLGFGAGLLNFQASPIIRNCTFQDNHALLGGAVYSMTASTQRPTARPAQSPRFENCTFWQNSAVGHGGGVVNEMRTAPLFVSCVFDSNIADVSGGGMFNDFGTAPLILNSIFRNNEAKNGGGIANEGGSTPVLYYATFTGNRSSESGPAVFQGEGALNTTVLTKSIVWENECEGADTRFQNSEQSVIRVQDSVIQHGYAGKSVFRANPGLNRTSETMLNVGYKTNGHRFRASKIQYRIKDIERFDVVKNLPAYTEDYTSSVDPILLATVDKHPVVAPQASSKTATVPPVKTIPSTPQDHAMSQPKSRTPATASHQSIEKIKPAAIPEKQSVIELTPSPTTVTSPAQPTTETATQTPPSLHKAAESTEHSVQPKQQSSSSPVTPTIEPQKTALLTPSATGQSVTNQEASPTSKATTSAKQPNIDMLMLTMDTDGNGYITINEATGTIKDTFWRMDRNGDNTLSRTELVKATESTKRLSPAPAPKITPTTPPKTTTAALAPSTHQPSSRPKITSPAVPVISHAVATEAKQGGYTLFAPIGSKDTLLVDMNGTVVKTWHGKDLSTGAVYLLNNGNLLRSVSPGAGEIRTPFTGKGVTGGIIQEVSPRGQIVWEYSYISNKVRQHHDIAPLPNGNVLLLAWELKTESDIEAAGGSVRTHPDGVIWAEHIVEVRKSGPRSGTIVWEWHVWDHLVQNTDQSAPNYANPVRLPQRMDVNYNPTRTPHWLHANSIEYNPQLRQIVLCLCNTSEVWILDHSTTTEEAASNTGGLMHRGGDILFRWGNPQAYGAAGRPELVEQRDARWVLGDAPGKERILIFNNGNRQTQRSDILEIRPEYYFKSTRLNAQVVWSYSKKGGARFFADQASGAQRLPNGHTLISDSPAGRIVEVSSTAQPLWEYRYSVSGSSSHRPIYRASRIPPDHPGLHRLSITTP
- a CDS encoding DUF4197 domain-containing protein, whose product is MKMFFRFFLAVVLVGTLFTLPGSAGWGDSLKQAGDAGSEALGLSYTPSEADAGIREILHMGTDYAVEELGKSGGFSANPAASIPLPDSLSSMVGTSGLLSIFNTAAEDSVDSVGGIFNKTIDTMDIGDPTSMVGGSDTAITDYFEKTARPQLKEMARPVVAQSLETAGLGTYTQAISSAQMLSNATGTSFAPEDYVTDHVLDSMFQYIGDQEKDLRANGAANASDLLKKLF
- a CDS encoding AsmA family protein, which gives rise to MNKILKILLAAVVGLIALFIIAIVVVVTTVDPNDYKEEIASAVTEQTGRQLTFEGDIGFTFFPRIGLEVGAMALGNAKGFSPSEMVRIEKAEASIRLMPLLSGTVTIGMVALDGFTLNLAKNAQGITNWDDLVKKDATQETPPVQDEQPATQSGGQIQEFSVQGVEITNANIVFNDQQAGTTSAVNNLNLVIGEVGDTLRFPFELEFDLKLDNPRLETRPMLAGFAKFDQQQGTIEIDEMTFEALNLKLNGSFFASSKNGKTAFSGALSLAEASIRQLMQDMGMDPLETADPKVLEKFMFDLEYTGSDTAVLLEKMTAQLDDTTIDITGSVKNFAKPAIVCAFNIDTIDVDRYLPPSSEKSETATAKEPAPATEQPAQEPDLSALKELDLSAKLTIGKLKAMNLHIADILCQLKAQKGVLTIKPFTAHLYEGSLSAHSILNSNTKRASWTESATLKGVQIGPLLKDLTGKDHLLGTTVVNYDLKGMGLTPPNIKQTITGTASFALMDGAINGVNIAKMLRDGWNRLKGKSVNTDEPARTDFAELLGSAVLKNGYVTNDDLLMKSPLLRVTGAGWADLPKNTTDYTATVTVVGTLKGQDGASMEELNGLPLPIHVKGDLNDPSISLDAKAMAEALLKGQFKEGTKGLEDTLKKNILGGSESGSDEKSKNPFGGLF